CGGTACAAATGTGTAGAATGATGGCGAGCCGCGGGCTTTTGCAGGTGGATTCCGGATTCACCGAGATGGCTTCTGAAGCAGGGGAGGATTCGCGAAGCCAAAGCCTGTTTGGAGGAAGCAGCCAGATGTAATGGCACCGAAGAGCACATTTCGAGTGATTTTGAGCATCAGCTGAAGTCGATGTCCGAGGCGGCTGCAGCGCGACCGGATCCCGATCCGTGGTGGACCATCTGGAGGGAGAAAGCACCTGTCCGGAATCTGATTTTGCTGCATCTGGCATGGGGCATTTTCCTAACCATGTACTACGGAACGCTGTTGAACATCACTGCCTTCGGAAGGGAGCAAATTCATCTGAATACGGTGTTTGCGGGTGAGAAATATTGTTTATGTTCTTGATTCTTTGATATCTTGTAGGGGGTGTCCCTGGAAGTATAAAaaacatgagcatgattgatcgTCCAAAGTCGCTACTACGTTATTGCCAGGTCTGCTCTAATTTCACAAATGATTAATAGATGATGATTAGGTTGCGTAAGAACTGGTGACGAGTCGTCCGTATATCACGAGAAATTACTGGGATGTTGGATGTATGGGGAAGGGAGTGtcgcagggttcgttttggtaacgGTATGCCGGGTATAGCGTATAGATTGATCGATGTTAAACGAAAACAATCGAACCTGCACTAATTAATTGAATTATCGACTGCGTTAATGCAGACCCAAATGTCCGGCGTGCTGAACGAAAATCGATGAGACGTGCACTCAGTATATATAATAACACGATAAACTTCAAGAAAAAAGATGTAATGTTTGGCTCATTGAATGAATAATTTCTCTCTAGTTTTCTTAACACTTGTACAAAACCTGCAAATCTGTTGATCAAACGTCAGGCAGCACAACTTTGCCCTAAGTTCGCACAAAACCTTACCAAAAAGCACGCTTATCGTTTGCAAGAAGGGCAGACCTGCGTGAGTAATCCGTACAATGCGAGTCGCGGAAGGTTCAAATTTATAATATGTCTTCCTCAGAGCCCAAAATGCCGCGATTGACCTGGCCTACGGACAGTAAGAGAGGATTCATATTTTTAAGACGTAAGGCACTTTGTTAGCCACgcattactccagaaattcctccggcagttccacCACGAATTTCTACGAaagtttcttgaggaattactccggaagttattgcaggatttcctccagaaatttgatcagaattttttccaaaagttcatcccgaaattcctccgaaatttcctccagcaattcctccggaggttcctccagaagttcctttggaagttcctccagaaattcctctggaagtttctccagcaattcctccggaggttcctccagaagttcctctggaagttcctccagaaattcctctggaagttcctccaaaatgtatcaagaatttcctccagtagttcctccggtagtttctccagcaatttcttcagatgttcctctatcaattcctccgaaagctcgtCCAGCAACTCCtcaggtagttcctccaggaattcctccggatgattctccaagaatttctccggaagtttatccagcaattccttcggaagttcctccagcaattcctccggaagtttctccaataatttcttaagaaattcctccagatgttcctccagaaattcctctggaagttcctccaaaatgtatcaagaatttcctccagtagttcctccaaCAATTTCTCTAGATGTccctccagcaatttctgcggaagtttcttcagcagttcctccaggaattcctcctgaagtttctccaggaattcctctggaagttcatccaggaatttatctGAAAGtgcctccacgaattcctacgaaagtttcTCAAGGATTTCCACCCGATGTTATTCCAGGATTTGTATTCCAGGTTCAACCAGAAACTTATCTTGAAATTCCACcctccttcggaatttcttctgaaggaattccttcagaagtcattttaggatttcctccaaaaaatttatcaaatttttttccgaaaattcgtCTAGAAATcgtttcggaattttctccggaaaatagaGCAAAAGCTTCGccagaaatttctctaggagCCACTCTAGAGAATAACATGAGAACTCCATTAGATTATTTCACAAATACAAGAACTTTTTATAAAGAACTTCGAGAACTGACCtgaaattccttttgaatttctttagaatttcatatgaaattccTTCATACTTATCTCCCATCAAGCTCCTGAGAACGCATACAGTTATTTccccccattttttttttcaaaaattttattagAAAGTCGTTTAGAAGTTctttagaagtttcttcaggatttcttctgcaaattcctaaaagagttccttcagaaattcttccggttaTTCCTATAGTAATTTTTGCAAAagttctccgaaaatttctttgataacgattccggaggattttctctagaattatTTAATGAAATATTCGCGATAATTCCCAcgggaacttctccagaaacgAATGAATTCATTTTGTCCTGAACAGTGTCATGaaacaattcctgaaggatttacTGAATTAATGCCTggaggatagtttggatgaattttagaatgaattttCTATGTAATGTGTGGCTTTCCAAACCGACTTACaaaagaaggaaaatgaaagaGATTTTTATTGGTATATTCGGCCGTGCATTCTAAACATAACATAAACATAACATAAACATAACATAAACATAACATAAACATAACATAAACATAACATAAACATAACATAAACATAACATAAACATAACATAAACATAACATAAACATAACATAAACATAACATAAACATAACATAAACATATAATATAAACATAACATAAACATAACATAAAATATAacataaatataatataaatataacataaatataatataaatataataacataaaatataatataaacataatataaatataacatAAAATATAACATAaacataatataaatataatataaatataacatAAACATAACATAAATATAACATAaacatataatataaatataacataaaatataatataaacataatataaatataatataaacaTAATATAAACATAacataaatataatataaatataatataaatataatataaaatataatataaatataatataaacataacataaatataatataaatataatataaacataatataaatataacataaacataatataaatataatataaatataacatAAACATAACATAAACATAACATAAACATAACATAAACATAACATAAACATAACATAAACATAACATAAACATAACATAAACATAACATAAACATAACATAAACATAACATAAACATAACATAAACATAACATAAACATAACATAAACATAACAGAGTTTTAGACTGCACAGCCGAATATACCAACAAAAactggttgtaggacaaaaggtcgaaggtcaaaaggtcgaaggacaaaaggtcgaaggtcaaaaggtcgaaaggacaaaaggtcgaagggtcaaaaggtcgaagggacaaaaggtcgaaacaaaaaatctgagtcaaaaggtcggaaggacaaaaggtcgaaggtcaaaaggtcggaaggacaaaaggtcgaagggttgtaggacaaaaggtcgaaggttaaaaggtcgaatgacaaaaggttgaaggtcaaaaggacaaaaggtcgaagggtcaaaaggtcgaagggacaaaaggtcgaaacaaaaatactacgtcaaaaggttgaaaggaccaaaatgtttttctttttttctcccttctttcttattacttcttcctatttccttctattctcttccttcttcctttctccttcttacTTCATGTGTTCCGTTCCTTCAATTCTTTTTCCTCcttacttctttcttacttccatatttcaccttcttctttcttttttccttttttcttccttctatccTTCTTtcaccttttttctttcttatttcttccatcttttttcattctttcttcctacttgctttcttctttttttcatatttttcctcctttcttccttatttcttttctttttgttctttcTCTCCCACccttttattcttcttttttgtttcctgtttttcttccttctttcttttcactttcttccatttttccttcttttttctttcttttgcgCTTCTCTctccattttttcttccttcttccatccttctttcctcctttcttcttcatttcttcttcttttcttcttttttcctctttattttttcctactttttttccatcttcccttttttcttccttcctttcttctttctttctactcTCTTCTACctttctttcatttttcttctttctttcttccgccTTTACGccttctttcctttttctttctacctccttttttcctttttcttttttcctcctttcttccttttttcttctctctttcttcttcctttcttcttttcttccttatttcctcctcctttctttcttcctccttcatgtttcctgtttttcttccaactttcttttttctttcatcttccgtttcttcttccttcttgtttcctgtttttcttccaactttctttttttttcttgcttctttctttcttctttcttccttatttctctcttctttgttttttatttcttctaccttcctactttcttccttatttctctcttctttgttccttttcttccatctttcttctcttttcctgttacttgcttcttccttctttatttggTTTTGCTTCATCgtgtcttctcttcttcttatttcttccctgctttcttccttcttctattttcctatttctttcttcttttttccttcttccatcttccttctttctttctttgttttttttcctcttctgttatttttctttcttactatatatgtttcctcctttcttctttcttccttttcacttcttatttacatgtcacttcttacttctcacttttcacttttcacttctcacttctcatttatttaTGCTCACAACTTTCATCTtgcatctcacttgtcactactcacaactcccatctcccattgttcctattttgaagccggacaaaaatccagctgaggcttctagttatcgcccaatcagtttgctttcttcaataagcaaactttttgaaaagattattttgaatagaatgatggttcatatcaATGACAATTctgtttttgctgatgagcaatttggttttcgccaagggcattcaaccacccatcagttattaagagtaacgaatttaattcggctcaacaaatctgaaggatattcgactggagttgctcttcttgatatagagaaagcatttgacagtgtttggcatgaaggtttgattgtaaaattgatgaattttaattttcctctgtatatcattaaactgatccaaaattatttatcagatcgctcactgcaggtaaactatcataattctaaatctgatagattacctgtaagggctggtgtcccccaaggcagcatactggggcccatattgtataacatttttacttctgacttacctgatttaccaccagggtgtcaaaaatctttgtttgcagatgacacaggtctctcagccgaAGGGCGAAGcattcgtgtcatttgtagtagattgcaaagtTTGGATGTTTTCTCCACTTCTTacgcaaaaatggaaaatttccccgaatgcttccgaaactcagcttataattttcccacataagccgagagcttcttatttgaaaccttctagcagacatattgccACTATGAATGgtattccaattaattggtctagcgaagctaaatatttaggacttctgctagatcaaaaattaacttttaaaaatcacattgaaggccttcaagccaaatgtaacaaatatattaagtgtctatatccacttataaacagaaaatcaaaactttgtcttaagaacaaacttttgatttacaaacaaatttttagacctgccatgttgtatgctgtgccaatatggactagttgctgcagaaagaaggcactccagaggattcaaaataaaattttgaaaatgattctgaagttgcctccgtggtatagtaccaatgaacttcatagaatttctaatattgagacattgcaacaaatgtccaacaaaataatttccaattttagacaaaaatcgttgcaatcttctattgcaacgattaactccttgtacccttagtattatttaggttaagtttagtttaagtaaaAGGAACGAGAAAGAATAAGAATGAAAGAAAAGGGAGAGAGAAAGAATAAGGATGAAGAAAGTaagaaaaaaggagaaagaaagaaaaaatcgaaggaaaaagagaaaaatgaaataGAAAGTTGGAAGGAACAGGGATTAATTGACCAATTTTTGATACTTACATCTTCCCACTTGTCAGATCTCAATTtctaactttttacttcttggttcttacttatcacttctcatttctcatttctaccttctcccttctcacttcacacttcataCTTTCCACTACTTACTCCTTAATACGCATCCCTCACTTTTTActccttacttttcacttctcactattcacttcgcgcttttcacttctcactacttatttcacATTTCACACTTTTCCCTTCCTACTCCTTACTTATCACTTGTCAGtattcacttcgcacttctcacttctcatttctcacttcgcagaTCGAATTTATCACTCTTACTTCGCCCTTTTCACTTATTACtcctcattttttatttctcatttctcaattcactTCATATTCCTCACGTCTAATTTCTTATGTTTCATTCTTCACTTCACATTCTTCACTCATtacttacttttcactactgacccgttcggtcaaacggcattcggccaaattacccgaATTCTAGTATCTCGTGTTTAActgattctgacaacatcgagttagtgAGGCGAAAATACATTGGAAACTTACTTCGACTTGAattatgctagattcaagggactgCATGATATAGACTCAAGGGAATTTCATCGAgaaaagatagatagatagaagtgTCTGATGGTTATTCGAGCAACATCATTTTCTGGGGGAGAAGAACAATGGGCTATTCCTGTTTTTAAATTCCCGTTAACGGCATGCGATATATTTTTTCTCCAACAGGTGCATCAGAAATGACTGGAACATTCATCGGGCTATGTCTGATCATGCTTACGAAGAACAAATGGCAATGGTGCGGATTATTCAACGTAGTTGGAGGTTCAGTGGCTTATCTGGCATGGTTAATTCCAACTGATAGTAAGTTGTTTTCTGATACTCCCgtaaaatccaaatctaatcccaTTTATCTCACAGTTACGAATGATGATCGAGTTGCGCTTCTGATGGGCACGGCCATGGTCTCAAAGATGAGCATTTCCTGTAGCTTGGCTTTGCTGTTCACCTGTACGGCGGAATTGGTTGAAACAAGCAAAAAGAGTGGCGCGGTCTACTCCTGCACAATTTGGGGAAGGGTGCGTGAGATGCGACAAAATGATGTTCATCAACCAATCTtaacaattttcatttattgTAGACCTGTTTTCTGGTGGCTCCATTCATAGTCGCCACGGTCAAATTCGGACAGTTGATTCCCCTGACGGCATTCGGATCCATAGTCATAGTTGGTGGAATTATCGTACTATGCATCAAAGAAAAACCTCAAGCTAAAACCCAGCGCAACTCAATCTATCCAGAAACAATGTTGACATCTATCAACCGGTTACCAGAGAAAACAGCAGATGTCTTCGAACATAGGTTTTAGTGGCAGAGCGGTGTAAACTTTTTCGTTTGTCTGTGAATGCGTGTTTTCTCTAGACTAGAATACCAAATCGAATAAAACGTTGTTACCGTTAACGTAAATAGGTCGAACATTTGTGGTTTAATTATTATCGAATTGCGTTCTTAATGGGCAAAGTCTAATACAATGCGAATCTAATCTTGAATTTAAACACCCGCAATTCTGGACTTGGGCTTCATTCGTGCAAATCTAATTCGTTTTGCTTTACTGGTGGCATTGTTAGCGGATATTAGTGCTTATAACTAAATAAGCATCACCACGACTCAATTTAATAAATTTGACATCATTTGTTTGCACCTGTGATGATCGATCAACAAACCTGCAAAATCATGAACATTTAATTAGCATTCAGAATTGTCGCCATTTTTAGCATTCTTTGTTCGGGCAGTATAGTAACTGCAAATCATCATGCTGCTTTAGATTCTTGGTTACATAACTTTGAATTGTATCTCCCTGTTTATCTGATCATCGTTTATCGGACGAGCTGTTAATTTCTAAACCTTTGAAATGGAATTTTCCTCGGTAAAAGTATTAACTCATATTTTAATGGGTTTACAGTTCTTGTTGTTCATCGCTGTCCAGAATCTTTCATAATACTGATCTATAATTACACTGATTTAAATTCGTAGAtgtgtacaattttcaataacgtGTTGTTACAACTCCAAGTTATTAAATACAACaattaaatacaaatacaaCAATATTATTCATTTGTTTTGAATATAATAATTAGAATTTAgactaggctagatgtaccagtcgtggctatagcaccagttatTGCACTAGTGCTTCATATTCCAAACggtcaatcaaatcaccgcaaaccaagttcatatcgataaagcatattcacattccgtgccgatagttcgaacgagccagacgtgtgtgctgtgtctcatcgcggattgtgttcggtagtgcgagtctattgtgtggtgcctacctacggatccaaggcgatcgctgtcggcgagtgaagtagctgcttctggcgacgccagtgaagcaggctattgttactgctgctacctacagcagcaggggcagataagtagaaacgtttttattgttctcccatctgcttgattcggagtgggactgatagaataaataaaattagtttttttttctgattagctattagtcttaagttaacataagcaaaatcatccttccaccttgcggggtgagaatggagacagagactgtggaaggcaatgggcctccaaaagatgcagggcgcacacgattgtaccatgcggcttcgcctgggccttgggttgtttactttcggcagaaagtgaagagcctagattttctgggcataaaacgagatttgacgcgtcgttttacgaagcttgaattcagccaaatcaacaggaacaaactacgcatcaccgcacctacataccaggtggcgaatgaaattgctggcgacagggcgtacaatgttgaatatttagtttatgtgccctcgcgggaggtcgagatagaaggcgtaatcaacgcagcgagcttgacttgcaaggatgtgcttgcaggaaaggtcgcctaaagaacgccctgcaatctaccgtggatattctggactgcaaggaattgcattcagcagccacggtagatggcaaaaaggtttattccaagtcgggctcgcttcgggtgacattcgccggttcgatgcttccaaagtatgtagatatagaaaatatgttgtttccggtgcgtctttttgtgccaagggtatttaattgtaacaactgcaaacaacttggtcacactgccgagttttgtgacaacaaaccacgttgtggcaaatgctcagaaagacatcgggaggagttctgccagcaacaagcaacaaaatgtgcttattgtggtttgaatcctccccatggtttgcaggaatgcccggtgtacaaaaagcgcacccaaaaagtgaagcgctcgttggtacagcgctccaagcagtcgtatgcggaaatggttaagtcgcaagacacatccgccacagccactgcatcgactgctatttcagccaccgttcgtgtgagtgattattatgattccatatccattgatgaattgactctgacgcagccgatatggatgatcctgcggaggtacacgtgcccgaaaagaggaagcaaccgtcttcccgggatcgcgccgcaagagaacaaaatcatccataaaagcttggcaaaatctgaaggtaatggggtttatttaaaatcccgaagcaacctgtccctactgcttcttttgatcctagttgcagtaaggcatTCCTGCCATTGttaaaatccgatgtttcgaagaaacatccggctaggagaatcaacgaaagaaaaacaaattcgcacttctagaaaagtattccgtccaagcgaggattgatctcctttaaggaccttgtggaccgtttttgaacttgttcaatattccgaattcattgaggccaatcattgacctctttattccaacagttgaaagttatctgaagcaattgaccgtttcatggcccttcttgcagaaattgtatctttcgatggataatacggccaacaccgaagatacaatcactgtgctgcagtggaactgtcacagtctgaaaaataaattagacgtgttcaagtttttgattcgcaattccgattgcgatatatttgcactctgtgaaacatggctttcttctgaagatgaaatcaacttccacgattttaacattattcgccaagatcgggatgatcattatggtggcgttcttttggggatcaaaaa
The nucleotide sequence above comes from Armigeres subalbatus isolate Guangzhou_Male chromosome 3, GZ_Asu_2, whole genome shotgun sequence. Encoded proteins:
- the LOC134225215 gene encoding organic cation transporter protein-like isoform X2 — translated: MADNNGRMWHASFQPANKKDVWYFSFNYNDPTLTSWLQPSNDTKIKPCPEFEHRSGYKSIITQFDLVCSRYLLIATTQSAHLFGVLLGGIISTQLLQSISPRNLMLLGMYIQIACGCITGYITVYEMHTLFRCLSALFCAFMYTGGAVIMNDITGGKFKTVTICLFEQFWAIGVMLLPGLDMLTNSWSELYLALSLPTFALIFLHRWIPDSPRWLLKQGRIREAKACLEEAARCNGTEEHISSDFEHQLKSMSEAAAARPDPDPWWTIWREKAPVRNLILLHLAWGIFLTMYYGTLLNITAFGREQIHLNTVFAGASEMTGTFIGLCLIMLTKNKWQWCGLFNVVGGSVAYLAWLIPTDITNDDRVALLMGTAMVSKMSISCSLALLFTCTAELVETSKKSGAVYSCTIWGRTCFLVAPFIVATVKFGQLIPLTAFGSIVIVGGIIVLCIKEKPQAKTQRNSIYPETMLTSINRLPEKTADVFEHRF
- the LOC134225215 gene encoding organic cation transporter protein-like isoform X1: MVDPIPSIMKDFGTWQLRAVLLIYLSKIPAAWLMACLIYTGPAPKTGDFYCKPPVSVEVQFNETRWIAASHPIMGIAGTQEPVVDYCNVFENSVENYNDPTLTSWLQPSNDTKIKPCPEFEHRSGYKSIITQFDLVCSRYLLIATTQSAHLFGVLLGGIISTQLLQSISPRNLMLLGMYIQIACGCITGYITVYEMHTLFRCLSALFCAFMYTGGAVIMNDITGGKFKTVTICLFEQFWAIGVMLLPGLDMLTNSWSELYLALSLPTFALIFLHRWIPDSPRWLLKQGRIREAKACLEEAARCNGTEEHISSDFEHQLKSMSEAAAARPDPDPWWTIWREKAPVRNLILLHLAWGIFLTMYYGTLLNITAFGREQIHLNTVFAGASEMTGTFIGLCLIMLTKNKWQWCGLFNVVGGSVAYLAWLIPTDITNDDRVALLMGTAMVSKMSISCSLALLFTCTAELVETSKKSGAVYSCTIWGRTCFLVAPFIVATVKFGQLIPLTAFGSIVIVGGIIVLCIKEKPQAKTQRNSIYPETMLTSINRLPEKTADVFEHRF